GCGGAGTTGCTCGAGCGGGCCGGCGTCACCTGCACACGCCTCCCCGCTGACGCCGAAGGCGCGTGGGATGCCGTCGCGGCACTGCGTCGAGCGCCGGACGAGCCGACCGTGCTGCTCGTGGACGATCTCGATCAGCGGGGCATCGCCTTCGGCGACGAGCACCGGCACGCCTGGCTCGGCATGCTGGCCGACGCGGCGAAGCTGGGCGGATCGGGCGGACTGACGCTCGTCGCGAGCGCCGCACGCACGACCTCCGACCTCAGTCCGTTCGTCGGCCTGGCGCGCGAGGTTGTTCGTCTCGGCTCACCGCCGCGGCACGAGTTCGTGCTGTCCGGCGGCGAGGTGTCCGACTACCGCGCGGGGCTCACACCGGGACGAGGTGTCGCCCGCGGCCTGCTCGTCCAGTTCCCGCTCCCTGCCGGTGCGGGCGGCCGCGAGATCGCCCCGAGCGTGGCGCCGCCTCCGCTCGATCTGCTCCGGCTCGCCGAGTACGGTGCCGCCATCGTGACGCGGCGTCCGCTCCGTCGCGTGGCGCAACTGTCCGCCGCGGGCGTCGCGAGCGCGCCCGTGCCCAAGCCGGGCGCGCCGAGTGGACACGACCCGCAGGCGGGAGGCACCGGGCGACCGCGTGTCACGGTCGGCGAACCCGACCTTTGGCAGCAGTCGTTCGGCGCGCTCGGCCGGTTCGCCGCCGTCACCGAGGTGGTCTTCGACGACGTGCCCCCCAGCGCCCTTCGCTCACTGCTCCCCGGCGAACCGCTGCCGCCGCACATCGCCGATCCATCGCGGGTCGTGCTCGTGCGCGAGCCGGGAGGGGAGCTGCGGCGGTTCGCCTGGCCGTGCAGGAACGAGTAGTGCGCGGCGCGAACGTCGGGCCGCGAGGAGACTGGGCAGCGAGCGGGCATCGACGCCGTGCCGCCGAGTGCGGCGGAGGAACGCAGCCCTACGCGGCGTCGACTGAGATACGCGTGGGCACATCCGCCCCGACCCGAATCGCGCCGACGGCCGTTCCTCCGCCATGCACCTCAAGCCCGAGGCGCGGTACGGCTCGCTGCACCTCGCTGACGTCGAGGGCACCGGCCGCCACGAGCAGTTGGAGTCCCACGAGGGTCGAGGCACGACTCGATCCGTCGAGCACCTTGACGGCGACGGTCGTGCCGTTCGGCGCCGACATCGCCAGCATCCCCTCGGCACCCGACTTGGCGTACGTATTGAGCTCATCGATCACGACCGCGTTCGGCCGCGAGGGCCCGTCGATCGCCCAGCCGTGTTCGAGCGCCGCGGTCATGACGGCTGCGGCGTTGCGGAACAGTGGGAACGGCGACGATGCGTTCGAGGCTCGCAATCGCCCGACGCCGCGAGCGAGTGCGAGCAGCGGCAGCGCGAGCACGGGAGCGCCGCAGCCGTCCACGCCGACAGCGGTCGGCCGTGCACTCGTGAGGCGCTCGACCGTGTCGCGCACGTGCGCCTGCATCGGGTGCTCCGGGTCGAGGACGCTTTCGAGCGGCCATTCCTGTGCGACGCACGCGGCCAGGAACGCGGCGTGCTTACCGCTGCAGTTCATGTACACGGGCGCCGCGGCCCCACCCGCGCGCACCAGGGCGTCACGCGCGGCACGGTCGAGCGGCCAGTCGGGCGGGCAGGTCAGCGCGCGATCGTCGAGCCCGGCCCGGCCCAGAATCTCGCGCACAAGGGCCACGTGTGCGGGCGTCGCCCCGTGGGAGGCCTGCGCGATCGCGAGGTGCTCGCCGCTCAGCTCCGCGCCCGCGGTGAGCGCGGCGAGGGCCTGGAACGGCTTGAGCGTCGAACGCGGGAACACCGGCGACTCGATGTCGCCCACCGCGGCGAGGAGCGCGCCCTCGGCGGATACGACCGCGGCCGAACCGAGATGGCGGGATTCGATGAACCCGCTGCGCTCCACCACGGCGAGCTCTGCGGCGCTGTTGGCGGCGAACGTCTCAGACATAGACCGCCAAGTCTACGCTTGAGGGGATCGTGCCCGACGTGGGTACGGAGGGGAGACGTCATGCGTCGGGTGCTCGTGCTCGGGTCCACCGGCTCGATCGGACGGCAGGCGCTGGACGTGATCCGCGACAACCCCGATCGCTACGCCGTCGTCGGGCTCGCCGCCGGCAGTCAGGCGGAAGCCCTCGCCAGGCAGGCGAGCGAGTTCGGCGTGCCGACAGCCCGGACCGCGCTCGGGGCCGCGGGTGCCGAGCGGCTCGTCCGCGAGGTCGACGCGGACGTTGTGCTCAACGGCATCACCGGCTCGGTCGGTCTCGGACCGACGCTCGCCGCGCTCGAGACGGGGCGAACGCTCGCCCTCGCCAACAAGGAATCACTCATCGTCGGCGCCGACCTCGTCCGTGAGCGGGCCGTGCCCGGGCAGATTGTGCCGGTCGACTCGGAGCATTCGGCCCTCGCCCAGGCACTGACAGCCGGCGAGCGATCTGAGGTGTCCCGGCTCGTGCTCACGGCGTCCGGGGGACCCTTCCGGGGGCGCCGACGCGATGAGCTCGAGGCGGTGTCGCCGGCGGAGGCCCTCGCGCATCCGACCTGGAACATGGGGCGCGTCGTCACCACGAACTCGGCGACGCTCGTCAACAAGGGTCTCGAGGTGATCGAGGCCCACGTGCTGTTCGACCTGCCCTTCGATCGTATCGACGTCGTGGTGCACCCTCAGTCGTTCGTCCACTCGATGGTCGAGTACGTCGACGGGTCGACGATCGCCCAGGCCTCCCCGCCGGACATGCGTCTCCCGATCGCCCTCGGCCTGGACTGGCCACGCCGCACGCCGGGTGCGACCGCCCCCATCGACTGGACGACAGCACGGTCATGGGAGTTCGAGCCGCTCGACGGGGACGCCTTCCCGGCCGTCGCGCTCGCGAAGGCCGTCGGATCCGCGGGCGGCGCGCATCCCGCCGTCTTCAATGCCGCCAACGAGGAGGCGGTCGACGCCTTTCACAACGGTGCGATCCGGTTCACGGCCATCGTCGACACGGTGCGCGCGGTCGTGGAGTCATTCGAGCCGGATTCCGGGTCCGTGACCCGGGCATCGCTCGCGGCGGCCGAAAGCTGGGCGCGAGACGCCGCCCGCCGCCACGCGGCGAAGTACGCTTGACCGCCGTGGAAGGCGTCATTCTCTTCATCGTCGGCATCATCGTGTTCGTGATCGGGCTCGCGGTGTCGATCGCGCTCCACGAGGTCGGCCACCTCGTGCCGGCCAAGCTCTTCAACGTACGCGTGCCGCAGTACATGATCGGCTTCGGCCCGACGCTGCTCTCGAAGCGCATCGGCGAGACCGAGTACGGCCTGAAGGCCCTTCCACTCGGCGGGTACGTCTCAATGATCGGGATGTTCCCGCCGAAGCATCGCGGCGAAGCGCCGCGTGAGGGCGGCACGGGGTTCGTCTCGTCGTTGATCGAAGACGCCAGGTCGGCGTCGGTCGAGCAGATCGGCCACGACGAGCACCACCGCGCCTTCTACCGCCTCGCGACGTGGAAGCGGCTCATCGTGATGCTGGGCGGCCCGGCCATGAACATCGTCCTCGCGCTCATCGCGTTCCTCATCGTGTGCTCGGGGTTCGGCATCTTCCAGTCGACCACGACCGTCGAATCGATCTACTCGTGCGTCGTCTCGCAGGCGGAGCAGCAGGAGCAGCAGGACGCCGGTGAGGAGCCGACCTGCGACACCGTCTCACCGGCGGCCGAGGCGGGCCTGGAGCCCGGTGACCGGGTGCTCGCGGTCGACGGCGAGCCGATCGGCGACTGGAACCGTCTCAGCGAGATCATCCGCGAGAACCCCGGCGTGCCCCTGGACTTCACGATCGTGCGCGGCGGCGCCGAGACCGAGCTGACGGTCACGCCGACGCCGAACACCATGTACGTGCTCGATCCGTTCTCGGGCCAGCGCCTCGAGAACCCGGACGGGTCGTATCAGACGCAGGAGGTCGGCTACGTCGGCTTCACTCCGACCTCGGAACGGCAGCAGCAGCCGCCCACGTACGCCGTCGAACTGACGGGGTACAACATCGAGCGCGTCGTGCAGGTCGTGCTCACGATGCCGCAGCGCGTCGTCGACATGTGGAACGCCGGGTTCGGGGGAGCGGAGCGCGATCCCGAAGGCCCCATGAGCGTTGTCGGCGTCGGGCGCGTGACCGGCGAGATCACGGCGCAGACGAGCATCCCGGTGCTCGACCGTGTCGCCTCGATCGTCATGCTTATCGGTTCGCTCAACATCGCACTCGCCGTCATGAACCTCGTGCCGCTCCCGCCGCTCGACGGCGGCCACGTGGCGGCGGCGCTCGTGGACGGCATCCGCCGCGGCGTCGCGAGGCTGTTGCGTCGGCCCGATCCGGGCTACTTCGACACCGCCAAGCTCGTGCCGGTGACGATGGTCGTCTCGGGTGTGCTGATCGTCCTCATGGCGCTGTTCGTGTACGTCGACATCGTGAATCCCATCGTGCTCTTCGAATAGCGCGGCGACGCGGTGAGCGTCCGGCGCGGCCAGGGGCCGGCCGTAGACTGGCCGGGTGCCAGCTGTGAACCTCGGTATGCCCGCCGTGCCCGATCTTCTCGCCCCGCGTCGGCCGTCGCGCAAGATCCGCGTCGGCTCTGTCGAGGTGGGCGGCGACGCCCGTGTCTCAGTGCAGTCCATGACGACGACCCCGACGACCGACATCAACGCGACCCTCCAGCAGATCGCCGAGCTCACGGCGTCCGGCTGCGACATCGTGCGCGTCGCCGTGCCGAGCCGCGACGACGCTGAGGCGCTGCCCATCATCGCCCGCAAGAGCCAGATCCCCGTGATAGCGGACATCCATTTCCAGCCGAACTACGTGTTCGCCGCCATCGACGCCGGATGCGCGGGCGTGCGGGTGAACCCCGGCAACATCCGGAAGTTCGATGACCGGGTGGGAGAGATCGCCGCCGCCGCCAGGGCCGCAGGCGTCTCGCTCCGCATCGGCGTCAACGCCGGATCGCTCGAGCCGAGCCTGCTGCAGAAGTACGGCCGCCCCACGGCGGAGGCCCTCGTCGAGAGCGCCGTGTGGGAGGCGAGCCTGTTCGAGGAGCACGACTTCCACGACTTCAAGATCTCGGTCAAGCACAACGATCCCATCGTGATGGTCAAGGCGTACCGGATGCTCGCCGCGCGCGGCGACTGGCCATTGCACCTCGGCGTCACGGAGGCGGGCCCGGCGTTCCAGGGCACGATCAAATCGGCGACCGCGTTCGGCATCCTCCTCGCCGAGGGCATCGGCGACACGATCCGGGTGTCGCTCTCTGCGCCGCCCGTCGAGGAGGTCAAGGTGGGCCTTCAGATCCTGCAGTCGCTCAACCTCCGCGAGCGTCGGCTGGAGATCGTCAGCTGCCCGAGCTGCGGCCGCGCCCAGGTCGACGTCTACTCGCTCGCCGAGCGCGTGACCGAGGGACTCAAGCACCTCACCGTGCCCCTTCGCGTGGCCGTGATGGGCTGCGTCGTCAACGGACCGGGGGAGGCCCGCGAGGCCGATCTCGGGGTGGCGAGCGGCAACGGCAAGGGCCAGATCTTCGTCAAGGGCGAGGTGGTCAAGACGGTTCCGGAGGCGGAGATCGTCGAAACGCTCATCGCCGAGGCGGGCCGCATCGCCGCCGACGCGCCCGCGGGGGAGACGGGGAGTCCGCAGGTCGTCGTCTGACCGGACGGGCCGAGCCTCCACCGGACCGCGCGTCATCCCCCCGAGGGTGCGCGGATCGTCGAGGGTGGTGACGAGACACGTCCATGCCATCACGTACCCTCGATACTCGCGGGCCTCGGGGTGCCCGCTGTCCACCCGAGTCGCAGGTCGAGCCCGTCCTGCTCCGGCGGGCAGACATTTCCCGGCCATTTCGCCAGGTCAAACGCCAACAGGGGGAACCGCATGGCCCAGCCCACCACACGTCTCGCACCGCCCGAACTGCAGGAGGCGCGACGCGTCGTCGAAGCGATCTCGGGGGCGTACGGACGCAAGGTCGTGGGCCAGGCGCAACTGCGCGAGACCCTGCTCGTCGGTCTCTTCACGGGCGGGCACATCCTGCTCGAGTCGGTCCCTGGCCTCGCCAAGACGACGGCGGCGCAGACGCTCGCGGACTCGGTGCACGGTTCGTTCCATCGCATCCAGTGCACGCCCGACCTGCTCCCGAGCGACATCGTCGGCACGCAGGTGTATGACGCGACGAAGAACGAGTTCGTCACTCAGCTGGGCCCCGTGCACGCGAACTTCGTGCTGCTCGACGAGATCAACCGCTCGAGCGCAAAAACGCAGTCGGCGATGCTCGAGGCGATGCAGGAGAAGCAGACCTCGATCGGCGGCGCCGTCTACCACCTGCCGAAGCCATTCCTCGTTCTCGCGACGCAGAACCCCATCGAGCAGGAGGGGACGTACACGCTGCCGGAGGCTCAGCTCGATCGCTTCATGCTGAAGGACATCCTCGACTACCCGACACCGGCGGAAGAGGCAGAGATCCTCCGACGGATCGACCTCGGCGTCTACGACGAGGCGTCGCGCCCGCCCTGCACGCTCGACGACGTGCTGCGGACGCAGGAGTTCGTGAAGCGCGTCTACCTCGACCAGACCATCGTCGAGTACATCGTCGGCATCGTCTACGTCACGCGTCACGTCGGCGAGTACATCCCGTCGGAGCTCTCGAGGCTCGTCGACGTCGGTTCGTCGCCCCGCGCATCCATCAACTTCGCCAGGGCGGCGCGCGCCCTCGCGCTCATCCACGGCCGCGACCACGTGATCCCCGAGGACATTCGCCGACTCGCGCATCGAATGCTGCGGCACCGGATCATGCTGAACTTCGAGGCCGACGCCGCAGAGGTGCGCGCCGAACAGGTCATCGACGCGATCCTCGCCGCCGTACCGACCCCGTAGGGCAGGTCATGACCGACTCGCTCCTCACTCGCGTCAAGTCGAAGATGTTCCTGCACTCGCGACGACGGGTGCTGCACCTGCTCGACGGCCAGTACGCCTCCATGCTGCGTGGTCGCAGCATGGACTTCGACGACCTGCGAGAGTACGTCGCCGGCGACGAGATCAAGGACATCGACTGGAAGGCGACGGCCCGCACGGGCGGGCGTCCCCTCGTGAAGCGGTACGTCGCCGAGCGCAAGCATCGTGTGCTCTTCGCCGTGGATCGCGGCCGGAACCTTCGCGCGCGCGCAGCGGGCGGCGGCGAGAAACGCGATGTCGCCATTACGGCCATGGGCGTGCTCGGATACCTCGCGCTGCGGCATGGCGATGAGGTCGGGCTCATCACGGGCGATGAGCACGACGTGTCGCAACTGCCCTTCCGCGGCTCTCAGCGGGCGCTCGAGCGCGCACTGCACGCCGTGTACGACTCGTCCTCGATCGACGGGCCGCGCAGCGACATCGTCGGGCTGCTCGAGCGGGTTCGGCGAACGGTCAGCCGCAAGCTGTTCCTCGTCGTCATCGCCGACGAACTGCCGTGGGACGAGCGCCTCGAAGCGCTCGTGCGTCGCCTCGCGGCCCAGCACGACTTCGTGTGGCTCCAGGTGGGCGATGCCGACCCGCGCACGCGGGGCGACGGCGGCGAGCGGGCCTACGACGTCGACAGCGGCTGGTCGATGCCCTCGTTCATCGCCGACGACCCCATGATCACGCGCGAGTACGAGTACGCGCGCGCCAAGCAGCAGCTGCACATGGAAGACGTCTTCGACCGCAGCGCGGTCTCCTACACGCGCCTCGAGAGCGAGGACCAGGTCATCGCGGCCCTGCTCCGACTGCTGAAGGAGCGCTCGCATGTCCGTCACTGACGCGCTCGGCGTCGCCTGGGAGGGAGCCGGGGCCCAGACGACGCCGCCGGGAACGATCATGCCGACCGTGCCGTACAGCCCGATCTGGGGTGTGCTCGCGGCGGCACTCATCGTCGGGGTCGTGCTCTACTACGGCCTCACCTGGCTGCTGACGAGGCCCAGGCCGGAGGCGCCGCCGCCCGCCGCCGCACCGACGCCCGTGCGGAGCGTTCCCGAGCTGCAGGGCGTCTACCTTCATGAAATCGACTCGATCCTGCAGCGACACGCGGCCGGCGAGTTGTCGCCGCGGCGCGCACACGCCGCACTGAGCGTCACGGTCCGAGAATTTCTCTCCGAAGCGACCGGAGTGCCGGCCGACAAGATGACGCTGACCGACCTTCGTCAGACCCCGTACGTCGGAGCCACGTACGCGGTCGCCGAGTACTACCCGATCGTCTTCGGCGCGCAGGAAGCCCAAAGCGTCGAGCACGGCGCGCACGCGGCACGGCAGGTGATCGCACTGTGGCAATAGCATTCTGGTACGTCACCGTCGGCCTGCTCGCTCTCGCGGCGGCCGTGGGGCTGGCGGCGTGGTTTCTCCGGCGCCGGAAGGCGACGACGGCGCGCATCCCGGTTGCGAACTCGGAGCGCTTGACGCGCCTGCCGTCATACCGGCGTGCGCTGATGAGGGCGACGGCCATGCTGTCAGTCGCGGCCGTCGCACTCGCCGTCGTCCTCGTAACGACCGCGGTCGCGTCGGGGCGATGGATCTACCAGCAGATCGAGACGCCCGAGAAGTTCAACCGCGACATCGTGCTGTGCCTCGACATCTCGGGCTCGATGATCGACTACGACGTCGAGGTCATCGATCGGTACCTCGAGATGCTGCCGGGATTCGACGGCGAGCGCATGGCGCTCATGCTCTGGGACTCGACGGCGGCAGAGGTGTTTCCCCTCACCGACGACTACGCCTTCGTCGAGACGCAGCTCACCGAGGTACGCGACCAGATGGCCGCGGCCTCCGGCGCCGGGATCGGCGGATCGGACACGTTCACGTACGGGACCCAGAACGCCCCGGGCGCCTCGCTCGTCGGTGACGGACTGGCCTCGTGCGTGCTCGCCTTCGACGGCGACACGGAGGACGGCCGCTCGCGCTCCGTGATCTTCGCGACGGACAATGCGGTGAACGGATCGCCGATCATCTCGCTGCCCGACGCTGCCTCTTTCGCGCAGTCGCAGGAGGTCAAGGTGTACGGGCTCGACGCGAACACGTACGAGGACGCGTTCGCGGACGAGTACCGCACCGCCGTCGTGCAGAACGGCGGCCTCTACTACAAGCTGACCGACACGGCGAGCGTGAAGGGGATCGTCGACGAGATCACGAGCGATCAGACCTCGCTCATGCAGGGGGCGCCCCAGGTGCTCGTCGTCGACAGGCCGGCCGGCTGGCTCATCATCATGCTCGTCGGGTTCACGGTGTACCTGGTGATCGTCTGGAGGGTTCGCCTGTGACCTGGAACCCGATTTGGCCCGCGTGGCTGCTCGTCGTGGTCGGCGCGCTGCTCGTCGGCCTGTGCGTGTGGGGTCTCGTGCGCGCGGGGACGAGGCGCAAGCGCGTCGACTGGATGCTGCGGGGGCTCGTCGCGCTCGTGATCGCGATCGCGTGCCTGCGGCCTGGCATCGGGTCACACTCGGTCGAGGCGGCCCAGAGCGAACTCGATGTGCTTTTCGTCGTCGACACGACCGCGAGCATGAATGCGGAGGACTGGAACGGCGGGCCCAGGCTCGACGGCGTCAAGCAGGACATCGCGCAGCTCGCGCTCGCTCACGCCGGTGCGAGGTTCTCCCTCATCACGTTCGACTCCCAGGCCGTCAGGCGCCTGCCGTTCACCAACGACGCGACCGCTCTGCAGTCGATCGTCGAGCGACTGAGCCCCGAGATCACCGTGTACTCGGGCGGGTCCTCGGTGACCGTCGCGAACGGGCTCGTCAACCAGGTCCTCGGCCACGCCAAGGAGCAGGATCCGGACCGCGCGCAAGTCGTGTACTACTTCGGCGACGGGGAGCAGACGAGCAGCGACGCGCCGGAGAGCTTCGAACAGGCCGGCGGCAAGACCGACGGCGGCGCCGTCTTCGGATACGGCACCAACGAGGGTGGGCCGATGCTGGAGACCCTCGCCGCCTTCAGCACCCAGGCCCCCGAATACATCACGACGGCCGACGGGGAAACGGCGATCTCGGTGATCGACGAGGCGAACCTCCAAGCGATCTCGGAGCAACTCGGCGTGGTATATCAGCTTCGGACCCCCGATACGGCCATCACTCCTGCGGAGGTCCAGGTCGAATCGGGAACGGGCGGCGACGTGGAAGCAGCATTCGACCTGTACTGGATCTTCGCGATCGCCGCGTTCGTGCTGATGATGCGCGAAGTCTGGGTCAACGTGCGGAGCATCGCCGAACTGCGCGGCGCGAGAGGAGCGAGCGATGTCGACGGCGACTGACGAGTCCGAGGCCGATGAGGTCATCACGCCGCCGGAACCGGCCGGGAACCCGGCGGCGTGGCGCGACCCGGTCGCCGAGCGGCGCGCGTACCTGCGCCGGCTCCGTCGGCGGCGCAAACGGCTCATGCTCCTCGGAATCCCCGTGGCGATCCTGGCGCTGCTCGTTGCGGCGAAGTTCCTTTCGATGACCGTGATCGCCAACCGCACCGTCTCGGCCTATGAG
This sequence is a window from Pseudoclavibacter endophyticus. Protein-coding genes within it:
- a CDS encoding asparaginase — its product is MSETFAANSAAELAVVERSGFIESRHLGSAAVVSAEGALLAAVGDIESPVFPRSTLKPFQALAALTAGAELSGEHLAIAQASHGATPAHVALVREILGRAGLDDRALTCPPDWPLDRAARDALVRAGGAAAPVYMNCSGKHAAFLAACVAQEWPLESVLDPEHPMQAHVRDTVERLTSARPTAVGVDGCGAPVLALPLLALARGVGRLRASNASSPFPLFRNAAAVMTAALEHGWAIDGPSRPNAVVIDELNTYAKSGAEGMLAMSAPNGTTVAVKVLDGSSRASTLVGLQLLVAAGALDVSEVQRAVPRLGLEVHGGGTAVGAIRVGADVPTRISVDAA
- a CDS encoding 1-deoxy-D-xylulose-5-phosphate reductoisomerase, which gives rise to MRRVLVLGSTGSIGRQALDVIRDNPDRYAVVGLAAGSQAEALARQASEFGVPTARTALGAAGAERLVREVDADVVLNGITGSVGLGPTLAALETGRTLALANKESLIVGADLVRERAVPGQIVPVDSEHSALAQALTAGERSEVSRLVLTASGGPFRGRRRDELEAVSPAEALAHPTWNMGRVVTTNSATLVNKGLEVIEAHVLFDLPFDRIDVVVHPQSFVHSMVEYVDGSTIAQASPPDMRLPIALGLDWPRRTPGATAPIDWTTARSWEFEPLDGDAFPAVALAKAVGSAGGAHPAVFNAANEEAVDAFHNGAIRFTAIVDTVRAVVESFEPDSGSVTRASLAAAESWARDAARRHAAKYA
- a CDS encoding M50 family metallopeptidase — its product is MEGVILFIVGIIVFVIGLAVSIALHEVGHLVPAKLFNVRVPQYMIGFGPTLLSKRIGETEYGLKALPLGGYVSMIGMFPPKHRGEAPREGGTGFVSSLIEDARSASVEQIGHDEHHRAFYRLATWKRLIVMLGGPAMNIVLALIAFLIVCSGFGIFQSTTTVESIYSCVVSQAEQQEQQDAGEEPTCDTVSPAAEAGLEPGDRVLAVDGEPIGDWNRLSEIIRENPGVPLDFTIVRGGAETELTVTPTPNTMYVLDPFSGQRLENPDGSYQTQEVGYVGFTPTSERQQQPPTYAVELTGYNIERVVQVVLTMPQRVVDMWNAGFGGAERDPEGPMSVVGVGRVTGEITAQTSIPVLDRVASIVMLIGSLNIALAVMNLVPLPPLDGGHVAAALVDGIRRGVARLLRRPDPGYFDTAKLVPVTMVVSGVLIVLMALFVYVDIVNPIVLFE
- the ispG gene encoding flavodoxin-dependent (E)-4-hydroxy-3-methylbut-2-enyl-diphosphate synthase, producing MPAVNLGMPAVPDLLAPRRPSRKIRVGSVEVGGDARVSVQSMTTTPTTDINATLQQIAELTASGCDIVRVAVPSRDDAEALPIIARKSQIPVIADIHFQPNYVFAAIDAGCAGVRVNPGNIRKFDDRVGEIAAAARAAGVSLRIGVNAGSLEPSLLQKYGRPTAEALVESAVWEASLFEEHDFHDFKISVKHNDPIVMVKAYRMLAARGDWPLHLGVTEAGPAFQGTIKSATAFGILLAEGIGDTIRVSLSAPPVEEVKVGLQILQSLNLRERRLEIVSCPSCGRAQVDVYSLAERVTEGLKHLTVPLRVAVMGCVVNGPGEAREADLGVASGNGKGQIFVKGEVVKTVPEAEIVETLIAEAGRIAADAPAGETGSPQVVV
- a CDS encoding AAA family ATPase, translated to MAQPTTRLAPPELQEARRVVEAISGAYGRKVVGQAQLRETLLVGLFTGGHILLESVPGLAKTTAAQTLADSVHGSFHRIQCTPDLLPSDIVGTQVYDATKNEFVTQLGPVHANFVLLDEINRSSAKTQSAMLEAMQEKQTSIGGAVYHLPKPFLVLATQNPIEQEGTYTLPEAQLDRFMLKDILDYPTPAEEAEILRRIDLGVYDEASRPPCTLDDVLRTQEFVKRVYLDQTIVEYIVGIVYVTRHVGEYIPSELSRLVDVGSSPRASINFARAARALALIHGRDHVIPEDIRRLAHRMLRHRIMLNFEADAAEVRAEQVIDAILAAVPTP
- a CDS encoding DUF58 domain-containing protein; this encodes MTDSLLTRVKSKMFLHSRRRVLHLLDGQYASMLRGRSMDFDDLREYVAGDEIKDIDWKATARTGGRPLVKRYVAERKHRVLFAVDRGRNLRARAAGGGEKRDVAITAMGVLGYLALRHGDEVGLITGDEHDVSQLPFRGSQRALERALHAVYDSSSIDGPRSDIVGLLERVRRTVSRKLFLVVIADELPWDERLEALVRRLAAQHDFVWLQVGDADPRTRGDGGERAYDVDSGWSMPSFIADDPMITREYEYARAKQQLHMEDVFDRSAVSYTRLESEDQVIAALLRLLKERSHVRH
- a CDS encoding vWA domain-containing protein, which translates into the protein MAIAFWYVTVGLLALAAAVGLAAWFLRRRKATTARIPVANSERLTRLPSYRRALMRATAMLSVAAVALAVVLVTTAVASGRWIYQQIETPEKFNRDIVLCLDISGSMIDYDVEVIDRYLEMLPGFDGERMALMLWDSTAAEVFPLTDDYAFVETQLTEVRDQMAAASGAGIGGSDTFTYGTQNAPGASLVGDGLASCVLAFDGDTEDGRSRSVIFATDNAVNGSPIISLPDAASFAQSQEVKVYGLDANTYEDAFADEYRTAVVQNGGLYYKLTDTASVKGIVDEITSDQTSLMQGAPQVLVVDRPAGWLIIMLVGFTVYLVIVWRVRL
- a CDS encoding vWA domain-containing protein, with protein sequence MTWNPIWPAWLLVVVGALLVGLCVWGLVRAGTRRKRVDWMLRGLVALVIAIACLRPGIGSHSVEAAQSELDVLFVVDTTASMNAEDWNGGPRLDGVKQDIAQLALAHAGARFSLITFDSQAVRRLPFTNDATALQSIVERLSPEITVYSGGSSVTVANGLVNQVLGHAKEQDPDRAQVVYYFGDGEQTSSDAPESFEQAGGKTDGGAVFGYGTNEGGPMLETLAAFSTQAPEYITTADGETAISVIDEANLQAISEQLGVVYQLRTPDTAITPAEVQVESGTGGDVEAAFDLYWIFAIAAFVLMMREVWVNVRSIAELRGARGASDVDGD